The genomic region CGATGAGGCGTTTGTGGCCTACGCGGTCCATAAGGGCTGGCGCGATCTGCTGGGTTTCCTGGCGGTGCACGACAACCACCCGCCGCTCTACTATGCGCTGATCAAGGCGTGGGCCGGTATCGCGGGGACGGGCGAGGTCGCGCTGCGAGCGCCATCGGCTGTGTTCGGCGTTCTCTGCGTCCCACTGACCTACGCGATCATGCGGCGGCTGTCGGGAACCGTCCCGGCCCTCGCGGCCGCGCTGCTCGTTGCGGTCTCGCCGTTTGAGGTGATGGCCGGTCAGGATGCTCGCATGTACACGCTGCTGCAAATGCTCACCTTGACGGCCACGCTCCTCTTGATCCTTCCCGACCGACCGTGGTGGTGGCGCCCGCTGTACATCGGCACCATGGCGGCGATGGTCTACACGCATTATCTCGGGTTTCTCGTGATCGGCGCGCACGGCGTCTGGACCGCGTGGCGTGACCGGCGGCGGCTGGGGGAGTGGATGACCGACGTAGGGGTCGCGGGCATCCTGTTCATCCCGTCGATGTCGTTCTTCTTCGAGCAGATCGCCCGGCATCACGGGTGGGGGTGGGCACCACACCCGCTTTTGGACGTCGGCGGGCTGTTCGCCTTCGGTGGTTCCCTGTTCGGCCTGGGAAGTTTTTTGTTCCCCGGCTCGCCGCTGAGCGTCGCGCAGGTTGCCGCGGTCCTGCCGTTTGTCGTGGTGGCCCTCCTGGGGGCGCGCGGCATGTTACTCCCTGCGCTGGTCCTCGTTGTACCGATCGGGACGATGGCGCTGTTGCCGCTGGTGGTGCCGGCCTCCATCTACCCCCGCTGGTACTCCTTCGTGTTCCCGTTCTATGCGATGCTGCTCATCAATGGGATTCTACGAATCGCCCCACGTCGAGCGGTGGCGGCGGCGCTCGTGGCTGTGGTCATTGCGTGCGGCCTGCCCGTGATGGGACGGTATTACCTT from bacterium harbors:
- a CDS encoding glycosyltransferase family 39 protein translates to DEAFVAYAVHKGWRDLLGFLAVHDNHPPLYYALIKAWAGIAGTGEVALRAPSAVFGVLCVPLTYAIMRRLSGTVPALAAALLVAVSPFEVMAGQDARMYTLLQMLTLTATLLLILPDRPWWWRPLYIGTMAAMVYTHYLGFLVIGAHGVWTAWRDRRRLGEWMTDVGVAGILFIPSMSFFFEQIARHHGWGWAPHPLLDVGGLFAFGGSLFGLGSFLFPGSPLSVAQVAAVLPFVVVALLGARGMLLPALVLVVPIGTMALLPLVVPASIYPRWYSFVFPFYAMLLINGILRIAPRRAVAAALVAVVIACGLPVMGRYYLDPSYRLWNYRGAAAYVRAESHPGDLIIFIGDEYAPIPFDYYYGSTDDALTLMPTESTHGRANFFAYRVAAMAKEHPRLWVISLVVWRKPTTQRLFPLLMSSYRETTARTFSGVDVYGFEVAGGVRGQREGERAR